GCGGGGTTCCCGAAATCCTGTTTGCGCTGATTTTGGTGTTCGCGGTGGGCATTGGCCCGCTGGCCGGTGTGCTGGCCATCACCATTCACGCAACCGGCGCGCTGGGCAAGCTGTTCTCCGAGGTGAACGAAAACGCCTCCATGCGGCCTGTGGACGGCATGAAAGCGGTGGGCGGGTCCTGGTTTGAGCAGATGCGCTATGGCATCCTGCCGCAAGTGCTGCCCAATTTCACATCCTATGCGCTGTGGCGGTTTGAAATCAACGTGCGCGCATCCGCTGTGGTGGGGTTTGTGGGGGCAGGCGGCATTGGTGCCGAGTTAAGCCACACCATCAGCTTTTATTCCGACGACCGCGTCACAGCCGTGCTGCTGCTGGTTGTGCTGACCGTCACCATAATCGACCTGCTGTCCGAACGCGCGCGCCATGCGCTGATCGGCAAGGAGTCCCTGAAATGAGCACATTGACCTTCCATGCGATATCCGACGCCGATATCGCGGCGGCGCGCAAACGTCACCCCAAGGCGTTTGGCGACCCGTTTGTCACCACGCTGAAAGCCGCAAGCTGGGCCTTTATCGTGGTCTATCTGATCTGGTCGCTTGGCTTTTTCGAGATCGGGAAATTGCTGAACGCGTCCGACAGGGCATGGGCGCTGATGACGCGCATGGTCATCTGGCAGGATATGGCCGGCTGGCAATACGCCAATATCTACAAAGGCATTGCCCAGACCATTGCAATGGCGTTTCTTGGCACGTTTCTGGGCACGATCCTTGCGCTGGGGCTGGCCTTTTTTGCCGCGCGCAACACCATGCCCGTCGGGGTGATCCGCCACGGGGTGCGCCGGTTGCTGGACGTCTTTCGCGGCATCGACCAGATTGTCTGGGGGCTGGTCTTCGTGCGCGCCGTGGGTCTGGGGCCGCTTGCGGGGGTGCTGGCGATTTTCATATCCGACACCGGAAATCTGGCCAAACTTTATTCCGAGGCGATCGAGAATATCGACCGCAAACAGGTCGAAGGGGTGCGCGCCACAGGGGCCGATACAGGGCGGATCATCCGCTATGGCTACCTGCCGCAGATATTGCCGGTGTTTATATCGCTATCGCTGTATTCGTTCGAATCCTCGACCCGGTCGGCAACCATTCTGGGGCTTGTGGGCGCGGGCGGGATCGGCATGATCATCATTGAACGGTTCCGCGCGGGGCTGTTTGATCAGGTGGCGTTTGTGGTGCTGAATGTGCTGGTGGTGATTGCGATCATTGACTGGGGGTCGGGACTGATCCGCAAGCGGTTCATCGGCGAGCGCGGGCACTGAGCGCGGGCCTTGTGCCAGTGGTCCCCGCCGGTGCCTCCGGCGGGGATATTTTGGCCAGAATGAAAGCAGGGATCACAGATATGACACGACAGCTTTCGCCTGATGGCGCACTGGTTCATCCCGATTGCACGATCCGCGACAGCAGGCTTGGCGCGTGGACCGAAATCGGGGCGGGCAGTGTTTTGTCAAACGCCACACTGGGCGATTACAGCTATTGTGCGCGGGGCTGCGACATTGCCAATGCGACAATCGGCAAATTCGTCAACATCGCGGCCAATGTGCGGATTGGCCCGACAGACCACCCGATGGACCGCGCAAGCCTGCATCATTTTCTATACAGATCCAACCTGTATTGGCCGCAGGAAGCGGATGATGCGGCGTTTTTCAAAGCCCGCGCGGCGCGCAACGTGCGTATCGGGCATGATGTCTGGATCGGGCATGGCGCGATTATCCGGCCCGATGTCAGCATCGGCAATGGCGCGGTTGTGGGGGCGGGCGCGGTGGTCACGCGCGATGTGGCGCCCTATACGATTGTTGTGGGCGTGCCCGCAGAAAAGCTGCGCCGCCGTTTTCCTAAGCAGATTGCGCACAGGCTGACAGAGCTGGCGTGGTGGGATTGGGATCATGACCGTCTGCGCATGGCGCTGAGTGATTTTCGCCATCTGGAGATCGAGGCGTTTCTGGCCAAATATGAAGATGTGACGCTGCATTGATCCTATGGGTCAGGCGATGCATGTCACGCAAGGGCGGGCAAGCCGGAGAGTTTGCCCACAAACCGTTCCAGATTGGGGTCGGTGTCGTCAAAGGGCGCATCATTGAACCGGAACCAGCGCATCGCGCGATATTCGCGCGGGTCGTAATCGGGCAGGCGGGTCGCGCAGCCCTGTAGGGTATACCACAGGCACACGTCTTCATGCGGGGTGGCGCCCACGGTTTCGGAAATTGTCACAAATACAGGCGCGGGGTGCACAAAGCGCGCCTGCATGCGCAGTTCTTCAAGGCATTCGCGCGCCACTGTGTCGCGCGGGTGTTCACCCTGCGCGACATGGCCGCCGGGCGGCAGCCACAGACCAGAGGAGATGTGATCGCCCAGCAGGATATGTCCGCGGTCGATCACCGGAAAATAGCTGACCAGATGCATGGGGGGCGTCGCGGGCGGGCGGATGCGGCACAGATCACGCGCTGAGCGCACCCAATGATGCGCGCGGTCCAGATGGTCGGTTTCCAGCAGATCGATTGGCCGGATCAGGCGCAACTCGGACGTGATAAGACTGGCATAGCTCATGTCAGCTTATTGTGCGGCAACCGCAAGGCGCGGTCCAGCCTGAATGAAGCGCTGCGCGGCCTGTGCGCTGGAATAGGTGATCTGCCCGTTGGCAATCGTGGCTTCAATCCGGCGTGTGTTGGGGTTCATCACCACCAGATCGGCACGCGCGCCGGGTGTCAGGCGGCCGCGGTCATGCAGCCCCATGATGGCGGCAGGGCGGGTTGAGATCATTTCCCATGCATGCGCGAAGCTCAGGGCGCGGGCATCGGCGATGGCCCATGCGGCCTGCGCCATTGCGGGGATGTAATAATCCGAGATCAGCGCGTCGCACAGCCCGTCCTCGACCAGTTCCATGGCGGCGATATTGCCCGATTGCGACCCGCCGCGCACGATATTGGGCGCGCCCATCAAGACAGGTTCTTGGGCTGCGCGGGCGGACTGCGCGGCATCGATACTGGTGGGAAATTCGCAGACCTGTGCGCCAATGCCGCGATAGAAGGCGCGGGTTGCGGCATCGGGGTCGTCATGCGAGCCAAGCGTGACGCCATGTGCGCGCAAATCTGCGGCAAGACCTTTCAGAAAGGCGGGGATATCTGGATCGGCCTGTTTGGCGGCGCGCACAATGGCCAGCAGCGCATCGGGTTCATGGCCGTTCTGTGCGGCCCATGTGGCAAAGCGCGCGGGCTTGGTGTCAGCCATTTCCACCGCTTCGGGCAGGTGGTTGTTAAAGACAATGTAATCCAGATGATAGCTGCGCACCGTGGCCATCAGCGCGGCATGGTCATCGGGCATATGGGTTTCAAACCGCAGCTGGATGCGAATGTCGCTGCCAAGGCGGTGGGCAATCTGGCGGCGCGCCTCCAGCAGGGCCACGGCCTCGTCGGGGGCGCGCGCGCCGCCTTCCCATGACCAGCTTTGCGCGAACCACGCGGTTGTGACCCCATTGCTGGCCAGTTCCGCATCGGCGGCCTGAAGCGCGTGGCGCTTGTCGAAGGGCGCGCTGGGGCGCGGGCGTATGTGGCGTTCAAACCCGTCGCCATGCAGATCGACAATGCCGGGAAGCAGCCAGTAGCCGGACAAGTCAACTTCATGGGTGGCGCTGTCTGCGGGGCCGAAGGTGGTGCCGTTGAGTGTCAGGTCACAATCTTCAAGTGTGGAGTTAAGCAATGACAGCGCGCCGGTCAGGCGAAGGTTCAGACTTGGCATAGACAGGATTCCTTTGGCTTTTGGCGGGCAGATACCGCAAAGATGTTGCACTTCCATGACAGTGCTGCATCGCTACTCCAGCACCAGTTCGATGCGCATGCCCACGAAATAGGTGCGCCCGTATTCGACAGGGGTTCCCGTCGGGCCAATATTGACGGATTCGGAC
Above is a window of Roseinatronobacter sp. S2 DNA encoding:
- the phnE gene encoding phosphonate ABC transporter, permease protein PhnE, producing MSTLTFHAISDADIAAARKRHPKAFGDPFVTTLKAASWAFIVVYLIWSLGFFEIGKLLNASDRAWALMTRMVIWQDMAGWQYANIYKGIAQTIAMAFLGTFLGTILALGLAFFAARNTMPVGVIRHGVRRLLDVFRGIDQIVWGLVFVRAVGLGPLAGVLAIFISDTGNLAKLYSEAIENIDRKQVEGVRATGADTGRIIRYGYLPQILPVFISLSLYSFESSTRSATILGLVGAGGIGMIIIERFRAGLFDQVAFVVLNVLVVIAIIDWGSGLIRKRFIGERGH
- a CDS encoding DapH/DapD/GlmU-related protein, which codes for MTRQLSPDGALVHPDCTIRDSRLGAWTEIGAGSVLSNATLGDYSYCARGCDIANATIGKFVNIAANVRIGPTDHPMDRASLHHFLYRSNLYWPQEADDAAFFKARAARNVRIGHDVWIGHGAIIRPDVSIGNGAVVGAGAVVTRDVAPYTIVVGVPAEKLRRRFPKQIAHRLTELAWWDWDHDRLRMALSDFRHLEIEAFLAKYEDVTLH
- a CDS encoding NUDIX domain-containing protein, whose protein sequence is MSYASLITSELRLIRPIDLLETDHLDRAHHWVRSARDLCRIRPPATPPMHLVSYFPVIDRGHILLGDHISSGLWLPPGGHVAQGEHPRDTVARECLEELRMQARFVHPAPVFVTISETVGATPHEDVCLWYTLQGCATRLPDYDPREYRAMRWFRFNDAPFDDTDPNLERFVGKLSGLPALA
- a CDS encoding alpha-D-ribose 1-methylphosphonate 5-triphosphate diphosphatase, with product MPSLNLRLTGALSLLNSTLEDCDLTLNGTTFGPADSATHEVDLSGYWLLPGIVDLHGDGFERHIRPRPSAPFDKRHALQAADAELASNGVTTAWFAQSWSWEGGARAPDEAVALLEARRQIAHRLGSDIRIQLRFETHMPDDHAALMATVRSYHLDYIVFNNHLPEAVEMADTKPARFATWAAQNGHEPDALLAIVRAAKQADPDIPAFLKGLAADLRAHGVTLGSHDDPDAATRAFYRGIGAQVCEFPTSIDAAQSARAAQEPVLMGAPNIVRGGSQSGNIAAMELVEDGLCDALISDYYIPAMAQAAWAIADARALSFAHAWEMISTRPAAIMGLHDRGRLTPGARADLVVMNPNTRRIEATIANGQITYSSAQAAQRFIQAGPRLAVAAQ